From one Rhodovulum sp. ES.010 genomic stretch:
- a CDS encoding NUDIX domain-containing protein, which yields MDRLFFYGTLRHVPLLARVLGVSQTALSPRPARLHGHAAHWAEGDNFPMLREAAEAVADGIVLDGVTPAAQARLDYYEGCYGFTLGRVTVETTDGPYEAHAYLHGRDAGLRPGAPWDLGEWAARWGDIATLAADEVMLGFPDREPEVNRRRYRMILARAGARVRARAPSPTTLRRPTRPNDVEEFRRTQPYANFFAVEEYGFRHRRFDGSWSPTLNRAAFFTADAATVLPYDSPRDRVLLIEQFRAGPYGRGDSECWSVEAIAGLVDPGETPESTVRREAVEEAGIEVGRLHPVYGYYPSPGAKTEFIYSFVGEANLPDDAGGLGGLAAEGEDIRAHVVPFDRAMDLVETGEIGNAPLILTLLWLARNRERLRTSG from the coding sequence CGTGCTGGGCGTTTCGCAAACGGCGTTAAGCCCGCGGCCGGCGCGGCTGCACGGGCACGCCGCCCACTGGGCCGAAGGCGACAACTTTCCGATGTTGCGCGAAGCAGCAGAGGCGGTGGCCGACGGCATCGTGCTTGACGGCGTGACGCCCGCGGCGCAGGCGCGCCTCGACTACTACGAGGGGTGCTACGGGTTCACCTTGGGGCGAGTGACGGTCGAGACCACGGATGGTCCGTACGAGGCGCATGCCTATCTGCACGGGCGGGATGCCGGCTTGCGGCCCGGGGCGCCTTGGGATCTTGGCGAGTGGGCCGCGCGCTGGGGCGATATCGCGACACTCGCCGCTGACGAGGTGATGCTGGGCTTTCCGGACCGCGAGCCGGAGGTGAATCGCCGCCGCTACCGGATGATCCTCGCCCGCGCCGGTGCCCGCGTCCGGGCGCGCGCCCCGTCCCCCACGACGCTGCGCCGGCCCACGCGGCCGAACGATGTCGAGGAGTTCCGCCGCACGCAGCCCTATGCCAATTTCTTTGCCGTCGAGGAATATGGTTTCCGCCACCGCCGCTTCGACGGCTCCTGGAGCCCGACGCTGAACCGCGCGGCCTTCTTCACGGCCGACGCCGCTACGGTGCTGCCCTATGACTCGCCGCGCGACCGGGTGCTGCTGATCGAGCAGTTCCGCGCCGGACCGTACGGGCGCGGCGATAGCGAATGCTGGTCTGTCGAGGCCATCGCGGGACTGGTCGACCCGGGCGAGACACCCGAGAGCACCGTTCGCCGCGAGGCGGTGGAGGAGGCCGGCATCGAGGTCGGCCGGCTGCATCCGGTCTATGGCTACTACCCATCGCCAGGCGCCAAGACCGAGTTCATCTATTCCTTCGTCGGCGAAGCGAACCTGCCCGACGATGCGGGCGGACTGGGGGGGCTCGCCGCCGAGGGCGAGGATATCCGCGCCCATGTCGTGCCGTTCGACCGCGCGATGGACCTGGTCGAGACCGGCGAGATCGGCAACGCGCCGCTGATCCTGACGCTTCTCTGGCTCGCACGGAACCGCGAGCGGCTGCGCACGTCGGGTTGA